The following proteins come from a genomic window of Streptomyces sp. NBC_00539:
- a CDS encoding ABC transporter transmembrane domain-containing protein — translation MIAALLAVCSTGSALALPWAVWDVTIALARREPIAGPVMRLSSLALGAAGTQAGSGWLLARAGEALLLRLRRRVIDHVLRLQLSAAQAQGAGDLTTRVTSGAARVHA, via the coding sequence GTGATCGCCGCCCTCTTGGCCGTGTGCTCGACAGGATCGGCACTGGCCCTGCCGTGGGCGGTGTGGGACGTGACTATCGCCCTCGCCCGCAGAGAGCCGATCGCAGGCCCAGTGATGCGGCTCAGCTCCTTGGCCCTGGGCGCGGCGGGTACCCAGGCGGGAAGCGGGTGGCTGCTCGCCCGGGCCGGCGAGGCCCTGCTGCTCCGGTTACGACGTCGCGTCATCGACCATGTACTGCGTCTGCAGCTCTCTGCCGCGCAGGCACAGGGAGCCGGTGACCTCACCACCCGAGTGACGTCCGGCGCCGCGCGCGTGCACGCATGA
- a CDS encoding ferritin-like domain-containing protein — protein MSAPPPRSGAEAGRWAVPAGGAASFTWEYGGGREQMLALYQRGKDRQWDAMRRIDWDHAVDPADPLGTPDEVLPLHGTSYWDRLSTADRSELRMHYAAWQFSQFLHGEQGAMICSSRIVQSAPDLDAKFYAATQTMDEARHVEIFSRFLSEKLAMHYPINDSLRVLLNNTLTDSRWDMPYLGMQVLIEGLALAAFGLLRDTTNKPLPRQLLAYVMQDEARHVAFGRMALRDHYRQLSASELADREEFVIEGCHLMHDRLRGTEVLENFGVPAAKAARIIEESSYLRLFRRTLFSRIMPCVKDIGLWSPEVQDTFTDLCDGDPQNAVLDRLMRQDEEVAERLDAERFAAEEQARAQEVTEMMTLGREP, from the coding sequence ATGTCGGCACCACCGCCCCGGTCAGGAGCAGAGGCCGGCCGGTGGGCCGTGCCCGCCGGTGGAGCCGCCAGCTTCACGTGGGAGTACGGCGGCGGCCGTGAGCAGATGCTTGCGCTGTACCAGCGCGGCAAGGACCGGCAGTGGGACGCCATGCGCCGGATCGACTGGGACCACGCAGTAGACCCCGCCGACCCGCTGGGGACACCGGACGAGGTGCTGCCACTGCATGGCACCTCCTACTGGGACCGGCTCAGTACGGCTGATCGCAGCGAACTGCGGATGCACTACGCCGCATGGCAGTTCAGCCAGTTCCTGCACGGGGAACAGGGCGCCATGATCTGCTCGTCCCGCATCGTGCAGAGCGCCCCTGACTTGGACGCGAAGTTCTACGCCGCGACGCAGACCATGGACGAGGCCCGACACGTGGAGATCTTCTCCCGCTTCTTGTCCGAGAAGCTCGCCATGCACTACCCGATCAACGACAGTTTGCGCGTCCTGCTGAACAACACCCTCACGGACTCCCGCTGGGACATGCCGTACCTCGGCATGCAGGTGCTGATCGAGGGACTGGCCCTGGCCGCCTTCGGGTTGCTGCGGGACACCACCAACAAGCCCCTGCCGCGTCAGCTGCTGGCGTATGTCATGCAGGACGAGGCTCGTCACGTGGCCTTCGGCAGGATGGCACTGCGTGACCACTACCGGCAGTTGAGTGCGAGTGAACTGGCCGACCGGGAGGAGTTCGTCATCGAGGGGTGCCACTTGATGCACGACCGACTACGCGGTACTGAGGTGCTGGAGAACTTCGGTGTTCCTGCTGCGAAAGCCGCCAGAATTATCGAGGAGAGCAGTTACCTGAGACTGTTCCGACGCACGCTGTTCTCCCGCATCATGCCGTGCGTCAAGGACATCGGCCTGTGGAGCCCCGAGGTTCAGGACACCTTCACCGACCTGTGCGACGGGGACCCTCAGAACGCCGTCCTCGACCGGCTGATGAGGCAGGACGAGGAGGTTGCCGAGCGGCTGGACGCCGAGCGGTTCGCCGCCGAGGAACAGGCCCGCGCTCAGGAGGTCACAGAGATGATGACCCTTGGGCGGGAACCGTAA
- a CDS encoding SDR family NAD(P)-dependent oxidoreductase, with protein sequence MTWENILPTSQSVAVIGTSCRLPGGISDLDALWTALTKSEDLVSEAPAQRFDTADFLDGGRRRPGRSYTFAGGFLPDIHGFDCEFFRGISRREVLTMDPQQRMLLELAVEALDDAGVDPEHYAGADGAVFVGCSSHDFGRLAKAKASAGDVYSMTGTALANTANRISHLLDWHGESFALDTACSSALTAVHRAYEHLCAGRAALALAGGVNVLLDPGVFAGFSNASMLSPTGRCRAFSADADGYVRAEGGGLLLLKRLEDALADGDRVHAVILGSGANNDGHTQGLALPSARAQESLLRRAYDAASVHPDRLVYLEAHGTGTPIGDPIECDAIGRALAVRRTVGPLPLGSVKTNLGHMEAASGLPGLLKAILVLRHRAVPPSLHAEPLNPRIDFRQLNLSPTVRSQTVEVTADAVVGVNSFGFGGANAHVLLGRAPESHKPPPPAGPVPVTVSARGSAALAEACERLAERLEDADASTFYGIAHTTSRRRARHDHRTVVMAATAQEAARALLAAARGDRSVPGSATARKVTQGRVAFVFSGNGSQWSGMGAELLRTEPVFRRTVESVDRVLEPLIGWSVEEAMNAGDPERLKSTAVAQPLLFAYQLAVVELLRSHGVRPEAVVGHSVGEIAAAYTAGALDLRTAARVVAARSLAQEVAVGTGRMAAVGLSEEELTAEIAALGHRLELAGVNSRTDTTVAGPAEDVAKLCDVLGERGIFARELDLDYAFHSRAMDPVKDVLLHGLQGLEPSRPQLTFASTVTGGVLDDRPLDADYWWRNVREPVQFASAVEALTAEELDVFVEIGPHSVLRPYLRRLVHGDRSPVEVVSTGARQADGPAAMNTAVAHVLAAGAATDGQRHFPHPTPPVDLPSYPWQRERLWGADPSCWSRLSSDGVTVHPLLGQRALTAQPAWHGVLSSVRVPWLPEHRVGRTTVLPATAFLEAALAAGQHFLDTSTLEVTELSVTSACVLPGDDSTDDLMLQTGVDPQTGTVSIASRRADDSPWQPHAQGRVRRLMRPAPPATDLDELRNRLQAAPWPADMHYKALADNGITHGPAFQVLTEFRLGEAELLASYRTEQPLNGYLAHPVVTDGALQAGAPLLAEVAGDGLFLPVQLAAVRRWHAPAAEGYLHVRLVRANSREAIWDVRVTDLDGRVTVELDGCRLRRFDHQAAEPATLQELVLRAAPCGAAAPVRLPAPADLMAETGPARDRLRSRSVDHYDEVSARTVAIVAGFARRAVEALMPGQTEFDIDELCAAAQRPKHGAHLRHLAALMCDTGLAEALPGTGRLRLTDPAAAPDPLEQVRALIADRPEALTLTLPGLRCGMQLPELLSGEADPRELLFGEADQHLIPQLHSNAAHLRLQNDYAAELLAATTRHWANDRPLRIVEVGAGTGGLTGALLPVLPPERTRYTFTDRSAAFLAGAKQRFAGYDFIEYRTLDLDQDLTEQGYHPGHYDVVVAGNALHTAKDLTTSVARLSELLADGGMLLALESHDHHLWVSSFFGMLDGYGNHTDTDLRPQSPLLPRAQWKTLLTANGFDAVACTGEAPDPERPSDSVILARRAPAATVGRPADRPAPTGTWMVAADVTGGLAASLAGTLVAPLLPLDGRGLEDVLPPEPGTEVGIVALIGSPAAHADPVTSITHTVERMRDLVGRFDGRHVALWLVLPPTGVFPAPERPQSPEAAAIWALGRTIASEHPHIEVRLISLEGSPAAGRDVDRLIEELRQPGDEREIVLTEGGRFVPRLTAAAPPSRRQSEGYRLSLRDPGMSYQLVWEPQEASAPAAGEVLVSVRAAALNYRDVMLATGLIPDDQPVANSAGPALGLEGAGEVVAVGAGVSGFQPGDRVFGSGIGWFSSHATVRAEQLGHVPAGMTFAEAATLPAVFLTAQYSLGRQARLRSGERVLIHGAAGGVGLAALQYARLAGAAVVATVGTPAKRALLHMLGVKHVLNSRDLRFAEDVKELTGGQGVDVVLNSLSGEAISRGLECLRPGGRFVELGKRDFYANTPLLLGPFRRNIAYFGVDVATLPVHMPDVAAEEFAQLCRRVTDGRYRPLPHQVYSAGRITDAFRSLRHSKHMGKVVVELGDPVPVEQPVAPVALAPTGSYLITGGLGGLGAALAELMAQHGARHLVLVGRRGSASPEAPALLARLADMGVQVTVVAADAGDRLAMRRVLADADAAGHPVRGVLHAAMVLDDAPLAELTADRIETVLHPKVRGAAVLSELTWDRELDFFLVCSSLTALAGNLRQSSYVAANMYLEALVRRRRSHGRPGTAMALGGVGETGFVVRTGIEQTLHQMGLGSVTPHEIWRAVESALAGGREVGVFGRVDWGRVAQLLPGLNRPLFSTWREHGGHKGTSRSEELRSRLAGLPEEAATSVICDELAGLVAEVVQTDPERIDRACALDQLGLDSLMVVELSVKVNRSIGCEVPALEFLAASSLEDLARRIRLLVVGRCG encoded by the coding sequence GTGACCTGGGAGAACATCTTGCCAACGTCTCAATCCGTCGCCGTAATCGGCACATCGTGTCGACTGCCGGGCGGGATCAGCGATCTGGACGCTTTGTGGACGGCACTGACGAAGAGCGAGGACCTGGTCAGCGAAGCACCGGCGCAGCGCTTCGACACGGCGGACTTCCTGGACGGCGGACGACGCCGTCCTGGGCGGAGCTACACGTTCGCGGGCGGCTTCCTTCCGGACATCCATGGCTTCGATTGCGAGTTCTTCCGCGGCATCTCGCGCCGTGAGGTCCTCACCATGGATCCGCAGCAGCGCATGCTGCTGGAGCTAGCGGTCGAGGCACTCGACGATGCGGGCGTCGATCCCGAACACTACGCCGGGGCGGACGGCGCTGTCTTCGTAGGTTGTTCCAGCCACGACTTCGGACGGTTGGCCAAGGCCAAAGCGTCGGCGGGCGACGTCTACTCGATGACCGGGACCGCGCTCGCCAACACCGCCAATCGCATCTCCCACCTGCTGGACTGGCACGGTGAGAGTTTCGCCCTCGATACCGCCTGCTCCTCCGCTCTGACCGCCGTGCACCGCGCCTACGAGCATCTGTGTGCCGGCCGGGCAGCGCTGGCCCTGGCCGGCGGGGTCAACGTGCTGCTGGACCCGGGGGTGTTCGCCGGGTTCTCCAACGCCTCCATGCTGTCACCCACCGGCCGCTGCCGGGCCTTCTCGGCAGACGCCGACGGCTATGTCCGAGCTGAGGGTGGTGGCCTGCTGCTGCTGAAGCGACTTGAGGACGCGCTGGCAGACGGTGACCGGGTCCATGCCGTGATCCTGGGTAGCGGGGCCAACAACGACGGCCATACCCAGGGTCTCGCCTTGCCCAGCGCACGAGCTCAGGAATCACTGCTGCGCCGGGCCTACGACGCCGCGTCGGTGCATCCGGACCGTCTGGTCTACCTGGAGGCCCACGGAACGGGAACGCCCATCGGTGATCCGATCGAGTGCGATGCCATCGGCCGGGCGCTTGCCGTCCGGCGTACGGTCGGTCCGCTGCCGTTGGGTTCGGTGAAAACCAACCTGGGGCACATGGAAGCGGCGTCCGGCCTTCCCGGCCTCCTCAAGGCCATCCTGGTCCTGCGGCACCGTGCGGTGCCACCCAGCCTCCACGCCGAACCCCTGAATCCCCGCATCGACTTTCGGCAACTGAACCTCAGTCCCACCGTCCGGTCGCAGACCGTCGAGGTGACCGCTGACGCGGTGGTCGGAGTGAACTCGTTCGGTTTCGGCGGCGCCAACGCCCACGTCCTGCTGGGACGCGCCCCGGAGAGCCACAAGCCGCCGCCGCCGGCGGGTCCCGTGCCCGTCACGGTCTCCGCCCGTGGCTCCGCCGCGCTCGCCGAGGCATGCGAACGGCTCGCCGAGAGGCTGGAGGACGCCGATGCGAGCACCTTCTACGGCATCGCGCACACCACGTCACGCCGCCGCGCACGGCACGACCACCGCACCGTGGTGATGGCCGCAACCGCGCAGGAAGCGGCGAGGGCTCTGCTCGCGGCAGCGCGTGGGGATCGTTCCGTGCCAGGCTCGGCGACCGCCCGGAAGGTCACCCAGGGCCGAGTGGCGTTCGTCTTCTCCGGCAACGGATCTCAGTGGTCCGGCATGGGGGCCGAACTGCTGCGCACCGAGCCTGTCTTCCGCCGGACGGTCGAGTCCGTGGACCGGGTCCTGGAGCCGCTGATCGGCTGGTCCGTCGAAGAGGCGATGAACGCGGGTGACCCGGAGCGGCTCAAGTCCACCGCAGTGGCGCAGCCGCTGCTGTTCGCCTACCAACTCGCCGTCGTGGAACTGCTCCGCTCCCACGGAGTACGCCCGGAAGCAGTGGTCGGGCACAGCGTCGGGGAGATCGCTGCGGCCTACACGGCGGGAGCGCTCGATCTGAGGACCGCTGCCCGGGTGGTGGCCGCACGCAGCCTGGCGCAGGAAGTGGCGGTCGGCACCGGCCGGATGGCTGCCGTAGGGCTGTCCGAGGAGGAGCTGACCGCCGAGATCGCCGCTCTCGGGCACCGTCTGGAACTAGCGGGAGTCAACAGTCGCACCGACACCACGGTCGCCGGACCGGCCGAGGACGTGGCCAAGCTTTGTGACGTGCTGGGGGAGCGGGGCATCTTCGCGCGTGAACTCGACCTCGATTACGCCTTCCACAGCAGGGCCATGGACCCTGTCAAGGACGTCCTGCTGCATGGGCTGCAGGGTCTGGAACCGAGCCGGCCGCAGCTCACGTTCGCCTCCACGGTGACCGGTGGCGTGTTGGACGACAGGCCCTTGGACGCCGACTACTGGTGGCGCAACGTTCGCGAGCCCGTGCAGTTCGCCTCGGCCGTCGAAGCCCTGACAGCGGAAGAGCTCGACGTCTTCGTCGAGATCGGGCCCCACTCCGTTCTCCGTCCCTACCTGCGCCGTCTGGTCCACGGTGACCGGTCGCCGGTCGAGGTGGTCAGTACGGGTGCCCGGCAGGCCGACGGACCGGCCGCCATGAACACCGCGGTCGCTCACGTGCTGGCCGCCGGGGCGGCCACCGACGGTCAGAGGCACTTCCCTCACCCCACCCCACCGGTCGACCTGCCCAGCTACCCCTGGCAGCGGGAACGGCTGTGGGGAGCCGACCCTAGCTGCTGGTCCCGCTTGAGCAGTGACGGTGTGACGGTCCATCCGCTCCTCGGACAGCGGGCACTCACCGCCCAACCCGCCTGGCATGGTGTGCTGAGCAGCGTGCGCGTCCCGTGGCTACCCGAACACCGTGTGGGACGGACCACCGTGCTGCCCGCGACCGCGTTCCTGGAAGCCGCCCTCGCGGCCGGTCAGCACTTCCTCGACACATCCACCCTGGAAGTCACCGAGCTGTCCGTCACCAGCGCCTGTGTCCTCCCCGGTGACGACAGTACGGACGACCTGATGCTGCAGACCGGTGTCGATCCGCAGACCGGAACGGTGAGCATCGCCAGCCGTCGGGCGGACGACTCCCCTTGGCAGCCCCACGCACAGGGCAGGGTCCGGCGACTGATGCGTCCCGCGCCCCCGGCAACGGACCTGGACGAGCTACGGAACCGCCTCCAAGCGGCTCCCTGGCCCGCCGACATGCACTACAAGGCGCTGGCCGACAACGGCATCACGCACGGTCCGGCCTTCCAAGTGCTCACCGAGTTCCGGCTGGGAGAGGCCGAGTTGCTGGCCTCCTACCGTACCGAACAACCCTTGAACGGCTATCTCGCCCATCCCGTGGTCACGGACGGAGCACTGCAGGCAGGCGCCCCGCTGCTGGCCGAGGTGGCCGGTGACGGGCTCTTCCTGCCCGTCCAGCTGGCGGCGGTGCGGCGATGGCACGCTCCGGCTGCCGAGGGATACCTGCACGTGCGGCTGGTCCGGGCCAACTCCCGGGAAGCGATCTGGGACGTGCGGGTGACGGACCTGGACGGCCGGGTCACCGTGGAGCTGGACGGCTGCCGACTGCGACGGTTCGATCACCAGGCGGCCGAACCCGCGACACTCCAGGAACTGGTCCTGCGGGCAGCTCCGTGCGGTGCGGCGGCTCCCGTCCGGCTGCCCGCTCCTGCCGACCTGATGGCCGAGACCGGGCCGGCCCGTGACCGGTTGCGCAGCCGGAGCGTTGATCACTACGACGAGGTGTCCGCCCGTACCGTGGCCATCGTGGCCGGATTCGCCAGGCGGGCCGTCGAAGCCTTGATGCCGGGGCAAACCGAATTCGACATCGACGAGCTGTGCGCGGCTGCCCAGCGGCCCAAGCACGGTGCCCATCTGCGGCACCTTGCCGCATTGATGTGCGACACAGGGCTGGCCGAGGCACTCCCCGGTACTGGCCGGTTGCGGCTGACGGACCCGGCCGCCGCCCCGGACCCACTGGAGCAGGTCCGCGCGCTGATCGCCGATCGGCCCGAGGCCCTGACCCTGACACTCCCCGGACTGCGCTGCGGCATGCAACTGCCCGAGCTCCTGAGCGGCGAGGCCGACCCCCGAGAGCTTCTCTTCGGTGAGGCCGACCAGCACCTGATCCCACAGCTCCACAGCAACGCCGCTCACCTGCGGCTACAGAACGATTACGCGGCGGAACTGCTGGCGGCGACCACCAGGCACTGGGCCAACGACCGGCCGTTGCGGATCGTGGAAGTGGGGGCGGGGACCGGTGGCCTGACCGGGGCGCTGCTGCCCGTACTGCCTCCCGAACGCACTCGGTACACGTTCACCGACCGATCCGCCGCGTTCCTGGCCGGGGCCAAGCAGCGGTTCGCGGGATATGACTTCATCGAGTACCGGACCCTCGACCTGGACCAAGACCTGACAGAGCAGGGCTACCACCCCGGCCACTACGACGTGGTGGTCGCCGGAAACGCGCTGCACACAGCGAAAGACCTGACCACCTCTGTCGCACGGCTGTCGGAACTCCTGGCGGACGGAGGCATGCTGCTGGCTCTGGAAAGCCACGACCACCACCTGTGGGTCTCCAGCTTCTTCGGCATGCTGGACGGCTACGGGAACCACACGGACACCGATCTGCGGCCGCAATCACCACTGCTGCCCCGGGCACAGTGGAAGACGCTGCTCACGGCGAACGGATTCGACGCCGTGGCATGCACTGGTGAAGCGCCGGACCCGGAACGCCCGAGTGACTCGGTGATCCTCGCCCGGCGCGCTCCGGCGGCCACGGTGGGACGGCCCGCTGACCGGCCCGCTCCGACCGGAACCTGGATGGTGGCCGCCGACGTGACGGGCGGGCTGGCCGCATCGCTGGCCGGGACGCTCGTCGCGCCGCTGCTCCCGCTCGACGGACGGGGCCTGGAGGACGTGCTGCCCCCCGAACCCGGTACCGAGGTGGGAATCGTGGCACTGATCGGCTCACCCGCTGCGCATGCTGATCCGGTCACCTCCATCACCCACACCGTCGAGCGCATGCGTGACCTGGTCGGTCGGTTCGACGGCCGTCATGTCGCCCTGTGGCTCGTCCTGCCGCCGACCGGGGTCTTCCCGGCGCCCGAGCGACCCCAGTCGCCCGAGGCGGCGGCCATCTGGGCGCTCGGCCGGACGATCGCCAGTGAACACCCGCACATCGAGGTCCGCCTCATTTCCCTGGAAGGATCGCCCGCGGCCGGGCGGGATGTCGACCGGCTGATCGAGGAGCTCCGGCAGCCCGGCGATGAACGGGAGATCGTGCTCACCGAGGGAGGGCGCTTCGTCCCCCGGCTGACTGCGGCCGCACCGCCGTCGCGTCGTCAGTCCGAGGGGTACCGGCTCAGCCTGCGCGACCCCGGCATGTCGTACCAGCTGGTGTGGGAGCCGCAGGAGGCCAGCGCGCCAGCGGCGGGGGAGGTCCTGGTCTCGGTGCGTGCCGCCGCCCTCAACTACCGGGACGTCATGCTGGCCACCGGCCTGATCCCGGACGACCAGCCGGTGGCGAACAGCGCAGGCCCCGCTCTCGGGCTGGAAGGCGCGGGCGAGGTGGTGGCGGTCGGAGCAGGCGTCAGCGGATTCCAGCCGGGCGACCGGGTCTTCGGCTCAGGAATCGGCTGGTTCTCTTCGCACGCAACTGTCCGAGCCGAGCAACTCGGGCACGTACCCGCTGGGATGACCTTCGCCGAAGCCGCCACCTTGCCCGCAGTCTTCCTCACCGCCCAGTACAGCCTGGGACGGCAGGCCAGGCTCCGTTCCGGAGAGCGGGTGCTGATCCACGGGGCGGCGGGCGGCGTCGGCCTGGCGGCCCTGCAGTACGCACGGCTGGCGGGTGCCGCTGTCGTGGCCACCGTGGGCACACCGGCCAAACGTGCCCTGCTGCACATGCTCGGGGTGAAGCACGTACTCAACTCCCGTGACCTGCGGTTCGCCGAGGATGTCAAGGAGCTGACCGGCGGCCAGGGCGTCGATGTGGTGCTGAACTCCCTGAGCGGCGAAGCCATCTCCCGTGGGCTGGAGTGCCTGCGGCCCGGCGGACGCTTCGTGGAACTGGGCAAGAGGGACTTCTACGCCAACACGCCGCTGCTTCTCGGCCCGTTCCGGCGGAACATCGCCTACTTCGGTGTTGACGTGGCGACCCTGCCAGTGCACATGCCCGACGTCGCGGCCGAGGAGTTCGCCCAACTCTGCCGCCGTGTCACCGACGGCCGCTACCGGCCCCTTCCACACCAGGTGTACTCGGCGGGCAGGATCACCGACGCTTTCCGTTCCCTGCGCCACTCCAAGCACATGGGCAAGGTCGTCGTCGAGCTGGGCGATCCGGTGCCGGTCGAGCAGCCCGTTGCGCCGGTGGCTCTGGCGCCGACAGGCAGCTATCTGATCACTGGCGGGCTCGGCGGACTGGGAGCGGCCCTGGCGGAGCTGATGGCGCAGCACGGCGCGCGTCACCTGGTCCTCGTCGGTCGTCGAGGGTCCGCCTCGCCCGAGGCACCGGCGCTGCTGGCGCGGCTGGCCGACATGGGGGTGCAGGTCACCGTCGTCGCCGCCGATGCCGGGGACCGCCTGGCCATGCGTAGGGTCTTGGCCGACGCCGACGCAGCCGGACATCCGGTGCGTGGCGTCCTGCACGCAGCCATGGTGCTGGACGACGCCCCCCTGGCAGAGCTGACGGCCGACCGCATCGAGACAGTGCTGCACCCCAAGGTGCGCGGTGCCGCCGTACTGTCCGAGCTCACCTGGGACCGGGAACTGGACTTCTTCCTGGTCTGCTCATCGCTGACCGCTCTCGCAGGCAATCTCCGGCAGAGCTCGTACGTGGCCGCCAACATGTACCTGGAGGCATTGGTCCGGCGCCGCCGAAGCCACGGGAGGCCCGGCACTGCGATGGCACTGGGCGGCGTCGGCGAAACCGGATTCGTCGTGCGCACCGGCATCGAGCAGACCCTGCACCAGATGGGCCTCGGCTCAGTGACGCCACACGAGATCTGGCGGGCGGTCGAGAGCGCACTGGCCGGCGGACGTGAGGTCGGTGTGTTCGGCCGGGTGGACTGGGGAAGGGTGGCACAGCTTCTTCCCGGACTGAACCGACCCCTGTTCTCGACCTGGCGGGAGCACGGTGGTCACAAGGGCACCAGCCGGTCGGAAGAGCTGCGCTCCCGTCTCGCCGGTCTGCCGGAGGAAGCCGCGACGTCCGTGATCTGCGACGAACTGGCCGGACTTGTCGCCGAGGTGGTGCAGACCGATCCCGAACGTATCGACCGAGCCTGCGCACTCGACCAACTCGGGCTCGACTCACTGATGGTTGTTGAGCTTTCCGTGAAGGTCAACCGGAGCATCGGATGTGAGGTGCCGGCCCTCGAGTTCCTCGCGGCGAGCAGTCTGGAGGACCTGGCGCGCCGCATCCGCCTGCTCGTCGTCGGCCGTTGCGGATGA
- a CDS encoding MMPL family transporter: MLTDALGAMARTSFRHCRLVLSLAALLIVTCAAVGFTVGGHWSNGGYTAERTAAQRAEAVAQKFGAGTADLVLYARPGRPVDSHDVAVQGRRATELAQRTSGVGSALSYWTTGLEPLRSADGKGALLRIDLKGDQSQEARTARTLVPALRAAAPGLALSASGPSWINAQATDLVKEDLLRSELLALPVIAAVLVLAFGSIGATLVPVLIGGVAVSGALAILTVSTWVFPVSVFAANLSFALGFGLAVDYGLFTLSRYREERGRGLTGEAAVARAMCTAGRSVMVCAVTMAWCMAALFVFPLGLVRSLAVASIIVVVCCAITTFVVLPALIGALGDRLERFDPFRGLPWRRSPLEASASPTWRRIAVAVTGRPLLWAGTGAALLLTLAMPAVELRPALMDESILPARAEAHAVADRVRADFPHPPERQLTVVLPKTDPVRQSAALDAYARRLAGLPGQDGVSTLAGDYAKGRLVEARQTDLPPGTGTLLVVFAAGPPQSATTTALVDALRTAAAPGPAEVAGVAVQLADTKAQISAALPWWAGLMLGGSLVGLLVFTRSLVVAVKAAVLGSLSVVAAVGLMVFLFQDLHLLGPSVDGREPSLEITMPLLASALAFGLCVDYEVFLIARMAEQWRRTGQNTGSIVFGIEHTGRLFTAAALVVAVSMGALVMSQVTLLVVLGATMAAVVVLDATVVRGILVPAVMQLAGRANWWRPELRRCATAAEPSLPTGAG; the protein is encoded by the coding sequence ATGCTGACCGACGCGTTGGGCGCGATGGCACGCACGTCGTTCCGGCACTGCCGACTGGTACTGAGCCTGGCGGCCTTGCTGATCGTGACGTGTGCCGCAGTCGGCTTCACCGTCGGAGGTCACTGGTCCAACGGTGGCTACACCGCCGAGCGCACGGCCGCTCAGCGCGCAGAGGCCGTGGCACAGAAGTTCGGTGCGGGTACGGCCGACCTGGTGTTGTACGCACGGCCAGGTCGACCGGTCGACTCTCATGACGTAGCGGTACAAGGCCGACGGGCCACGGAACTGGCTCAGCGGACATCCGGAGTCGGTTCGGCTTTGTCGTACTGGACCACTGGGCTTGAGCCTCTGCGCTCGGCGGACGGCAAGGGCGCTTTGTTGCGGATCGATCTCAAGGGAGACCAGTCGCAGGAAGCCAGGACGGCTCGCACTCTGGTGCCCGCGCTTCGGGCCGCAGCCCCCGGCTTGGCACTGTCGGCCAGTGGGCCGAGCTGGATCAATGCGCAGGCCACGGACCTGGTCAAGGAAGACCTGCTCCGTTCCGAGCTGTTGGCCCTGCCGGTGATCGCTGCCGTACTTGTACTGGCCTTCGGGTCGATCGGTGCGACATTGGTGCCGGTGCTCATCGGTGGTGTGGCCGTATCCGGGGCGCTGGCGATTCTGACCGTAAGTACCTGGGTGTTCCCGGTATCTGTCTTCGCCGCCAACCTGAGCTTCGCGCTCGGTTTCGGACTGGCCGTGGACTACGGGCTGTTCACATTGTCCCGGTACCGCGAGGAACGGGGGCGGGGTCTAACCGGTGAGGCGGCGGTCGCCCGGGCGATGTGCACGGCCGGCCGTTCAGTGATGGTCTGCGCGGTGACCATGGCCTGGTGCATGGCGGCCTTGTTCGTATTCCCGCTGGGCTTGGTCCGCTCGTTGGCGGTGGCCTCGATCATCGTCGTCGTATGCTGCGCGATCACGACGTTCGTTGTGTTGCCCGCGCTGATCGGAGCTCTGGGTGACCGGCTGGAACGGTTCGATCCCTTTCGCGGACTTCCTTGGCGCCGATCACCGCTGGAGGCATCGGCCAGCCCGACCTGGCGTCGCATCGCCGTAGCGGTGACTGGCAGGCCACTGCTCTGGGCGGGGACGGGAGCGGCACTGCTTCTGACGCTGGCAATGCCGGCTGTCGAACTGCGGCCGGCACTGATGGACGAGTCCATCCTGCCAGCCCGAGCAGAGGCACATGCCGTCGCCGACCGTGTCCGCGCCGACTTCCCGCACCCACCGGAGCGACAGCTGACCGTAGTGCTGCCGAAAACCGATCCGGTGAGGCAATCGGCCGCCTTGGACGCCTACGCCCGGCGCCTGGCCGGCTTGCCGGGGCAAGACGGAGTGAGCACCCTGGCGGGGGACTACGCCAAGGGGCGGCTCGTCGAGGCCCGGCAGACGGATCTGCCACCCGGGACCGGAACCTTGCTGGTGGTCTTTGCGGCCGGGCCGCCCCAATCGGCGACCACGACCGCTTTGGTCGACGCGCTGCGTACCGCCGCAGCACCCGGACCGGCCGAGGTCGCAGGTGTTGCCGTCCAACTCGCGGACACCAAGGCACAGATCAGCGCCGCGCTGCCATGGTGGGCCGGTCTGATGCTCGGGGGCAGCCTTGTCGGCTTGCTGGTGTTCACCAGGAGCCTGGTCGTGGCGGTGAAGGCGGCGGTGCTCGGTAGCCTGAGTGTCGTCGCTGCGGTCGGTCTGATGGTCTTCCTCTTTCAGGACCTGCACCTTCTGGGACCGTCGGTCGACGGAAGAGAGCCCTCGTTGGAGATCACCATGCCGCTGTTGGCGAGTGCGCTCGCCTTCGGCCTCTGCGTGGACTACGAGGTCTTCCTCATCGCCCGGATGGCGGAGCAATGGCGGCGCACGGGACAGAACACCGGCTCCATCGTGTTCGGTATCGAGCACACGGGCCGGCTGTTCACGGCCGCAGCCCTGGTTGTCGCGGTCAGCATGGGTGCGTTGGTGATGTCTCAGGTCACCCTGCTGGTGGTCCTGGGAGCCACGATGGCCGCGGTCGTCGTACTCGACGCCACCGTGGTCCGCGGCATCCTCGTTCCCGCGGTCATGCAGCTGGCCGGACGGGCCAACTGGTGGAGACCCGAACTGCGTCGCTGCGCAACGGCTGCCGAACCGAGCCTGCCCACCGGCGCCGGGTGA